The following are encoded together in the Gammaproteobacteria bacterium genome:
- a CDS encoding hypoxanthine-guanine phosphoribosyltransferase codes for MNRSSITAAQAEAALAEAELLFDEDQIRTALEKIATEISAQLADSDPLLISVLNGGLIPAGQLLPLLDFPLQCDVLHATRYRGETSGGELQWLLYPQQNLRGRTVLIVDDILDEGHTLKAILAYCQQQGVKQVQSAVLLEKKHQRRCAGVEADYVALRVDDRYVVGYGMDYHGYLRNAKGIYALDETAL; via the coding sequence ATGAATCGCTCTTCTATTACCGCTGCACAAGCAGAGGCGGCTTTGGCGGAAGCTGAGTTGTTGTTTGATGAAGATCAAATTCGTACGGCGTTAGAAAAAATAGCCACTGAAATCAGCGCGCAGTTGGCGGACTCTGATCCGTTGCTGATTTCGGTCTTGAACGGCGGTCTGATTCCGGCGGGTCAGTTATTGCCGCTGCTGGATTTTCCTTTGCAGTGCGATGTGTTGCACGCCACGCGCTACCGTGGTGAAACGTCGGGTGGCGAGTTGCAGTGGTTGCTGTATCCGCAGCAGAATTTACGCGGGCGCACGGTGTTGATTGTGGATGATATTTTGGATGAGGGGCATACTCTAAAAGCCATTCTTGCGTACTGCCAACAACAAGGCGTTAAGCAGGTGCAGAGTGCGGTTTTACTGGAGAAAAAACATCAGCGCCGCTGCGCAGGTGTTGAGGCGGATTATGTCGCCTTGCGTGTGGATGATCGTTATGTGGTGGGTTATGGGATGGATTATCACGGTTACTTGCGTAATGCGAAGGGTATTTATGCTCTCGATGAAACGGCGTTGTAA
- a CDS encoding S-methyl-5'-thioinosine phosphorylase, translating into MSSSASIAIIGGSGFSSLAELRVIKTEQVMTEFGAPSAPLVYAELAGRSLVFLARHGDPHTIPPHQVNYRANMLALKEAGVKQVFALAAVGGMGDGCTPGALVIPDQIIDYTYGRQQTYFEENLEQVTHIDFTYPYTEVLRTELKQAAVKAQIELVTEGVYAATQGPRLETAAEVRKLEHDGCTIVGMTGMPEAALARELELEYACLAVVANWAAGKRDVLITMPEIEKTLQRAHKSVNQLLLALFSR; encoded by the coding sequence ATGTCTAGTTCAGCATCCATCGCCATTATTGGTGGCAGCGGTTTTAGCTCTTTGGCTGAGTTGAGGGTGATTAAAACCGAGCAGGTCATGACCGAATTTGGTGCGCCATCGGCTCCTCTGGTTTATGCCGAATTGGCGGGGCGGTCATTGGTCTTTCTTGCCCGCCACGGTGACCCTCATACCATTCCACCTCATCAAGTGAATTACCGCGCCAATATGCTGGCTTTGAAAGAAGCTGGAGTAAAACAGGTGTTTGCTTTGGCGGCGGTGGGTGGCATGGGTGATGGGTGTACTCCCGGTGCTTTGGTGATCCCTGATCAGATTATTGACTATACGTATGGTCGTCAGCAGACCTACTTTGAAGAGAATTTGGAGCAGGTTACTCACATTGATTTCACCTACCCTTATACCGAGGTTTTGCGAACGGAGTTAAAGCAGGCTGCGGTAAAAGCGCAGATTGAGTTGGTGACAGAGGGGGTTTATGCTGCCACGCAAGGACCGCGTTTGGAAACGGCAGCGGAGGTCAGAAAATTGGAGCATGACGGCTGTACCATTGTCGGCATGACGGGGATGCCAGAAGCGGCTTTGGCGCGTGAACTGGAGTTGGAATACGCCTGTTTGGCGGTGGTGGCCAATTGGGCAGCGGGTAAACGTGATGTTTTGATTACCATGCCCGAAATTGAAAAAACCTTGCAGAGGGCGCATAAATCGGTAAATCAGCTTCTGTTAGCTCTGTTTTCTCGATAA
- a CDS encoding FIST N-terminal domain-containing protein has product MQRITFYYSQHQGWSLDSFPDWDSPETLLMVFGASEFLHNPAPLQTLRDAFPTSLFIGCSTAGEIFADRVSDHSLSVALIRFAHTPLRIVTASVSAMKDSFKIGEHLAQQLVANDLRSLFVLSDGLHVNGSELVKGLCANVADEVVITGGLAGDGERFQQSWVMSKGLPEESKVVALGFYGDAIRVSFGSKGGWDIFGPERRVTRSVNNVLYELDGRPALELYKAYLGELAEGLPSTGLLFPLALRQNREDERHRVRTILAVDEAAQSLTFAGDVPQGWLVQLMRANFERLIDGAERAAMDAQQRIAGVDSGQKLSIAISCVGRRLVLRERSEEELEVTLAALKGDVEQIGFYSYGEISPFVSGSCDLHNQTMTLTVFSEAK; this is encoded by the coding sequence ATGCAACGCATCACTTTTTACTACTCTCAACATCAGGGCTGGAGTTTGGACTCTTTTCCTGACTGGGACTCGCCTGAAACACTGCTGATGGTGTTTGGTGCCAGTGAGTTTTTGCACAATCCCGCCCCTTTGCAAACCTTACGCGATGCTTTTCCCACCTCTCTGTTTATTGGTTGTTCGACTGCCGGTGAAATTTTTGCTGATCGTGTCTCTGATCACAGCCTCAGTGTGGCCTTGATCCGTTTTGCCCATACGCCGCTGAGGATCGTGACCGCATCGGTCTCTGCGATGAAAGACTCTTTTAAGATCGGTGAGCACTTGGCGCAGCAGTTGGTCGCAAATGACCTGCGTTCTTTGTTTGTACTCTCTGATGGCTTGCATGTGAACGGCAGTGAACTGGTTAAAGGGTTGTGTGCCAATGTGGCTGATGAGGTGGTTATTACCGGTGGTTTGGCCGGAGATGGTGAACGGTTTCAGCAGAGTTGGGTGATGTCGAAGGGGCTGCCGGAAGAGTCAAAAGTGGTGGCCTTGGGTTTTTATGGCGATGCTATTAGGGTCTCTTTTGGCAGCAAAGGTGGTTGGGATATTTTTGGTCCGGAGCGGCGTGTGACCCGTTCGGTTAATAATGTTTTATATGAATTGGATGGCCGTCCGGCACTGGAATTGTACAAGGCGTATTTAGGTGAGTTGGCAGAGGGTTTACCTTCAACGGGTCTTCTGTTTCCTTTGGCGCTGCGCCAAAACCGCGAGGATGAGCGCCATCGAGTTAGAACTATTTTAGCGGTGGATGAAGCGGCGCAGTCATTGACCTTTGCTGGTGACGTGCCGCAGGGCTGGTTGGTGCAGCTGATGCGCGCCAATTTTGAGCGGCTGATTGACGGTGCCGAACGTGCGGCGATGGATGCGCAGCAGCGTATTGCAGGTGTTGACTCGGGGCAGAAGTTATCGATTGCCATCAGTTGTGTCGGGCGGCGGTTGGTGTTGCGAGAGCGTTCTGAGGAGGAGCTTGAAGTGACGTTGGCGGCGCTAAAGGGGGATGTGGAGCAGATTGGTTTTTACTCTTATGGTGAAATTTCTCCCTTTGTCAGTGGCAGTTGTGATCTGCACAATCAAACCATGACCCTAACGGTTTTTAGTGAGGCAAAATAG
- a CDS encoding response regulator translates to MHHLLTRQLQRLGLDEAQAPSKEQWLALLQKVSATYDDADQDRYLLERSMEISSKEMMALYDSVRQQSENRVEVEHQKLRSVMDSLSDGLCVLDDRGVLQFINPAGEYYFQDAADNLVGCSVLSRFTLHEVGQPEEPLLTEELLRRLAAGESFRDDRGLLLQDDDDLAVSCVFNPLFVDDEFLGQVFLFRDISERRRFEISLHQAQQDAEQASRSKSEFLATMSHEIRTPINGVMGMLGLLLDSSLDEDQRDCADNAYRSSEALLSIINDVLDFSKIEADQLQLEHLEFDPQLLVEELLDFFAETAAEKRLSLMAYIDPNVPETVFGDIGRVRQVLSNLISNAIKFTDQGDVLIRLLPEAEDLIRCEVRDTGIGLSTEHSQKLFERFIQADASTTRRYGGTGLGLSISKRLVEKMGGDIGVQSEVGQGSTFWFNLPTHVKDRRQDAPSLSGLSLLLLDSGHYRHNTLVEQLQSWQIEVTQVASLPQALLKLEASGQKQQFDLVVINRHQADGLIWAEVLQAMPHLMEMPMLVFINFRQHLDHSRYQRLARTFYLRKPLKASLLYQHLMAVAEKRLLSLNKGNRNPHTQLSDLSYQGKSVLVVEDNLVNQKILQRMLEKMDVAVDVAVNGLEALLLVQQHRYDLILMDCQMPVMDGYEATQKLRKRERAQRRYVPIIGITANALVGDREKCLDAGMDDYLPKPIRPAELRGALQEWLAFEKESHSA, encoded by the coding sequence ATGCATCACCTCTTAACACGGCAGTTGCAGCGTTTGGGTTTGGATGAGGCTCAAGCGCCCTCTAAGGAGCAGTGGTTGGCGTTGTTGCAAAAAGTCAGCGCAACTTACGATGATGCGGATCAAGACCGCTATTTACTTGAACGCTCAATGGAGATCTCTTCTAAGGAGATGATGGCTCTGTACGACAGTGTGCGCCAACAGTCGGAGAACCGCGTTGAAGTTGAGCATCAAAAATTACGTTCGGTGATGGACTCATTGAGTGACGGTCTGTGTGTTTTGGATGACAGGGGCGTGTTGCAGTTTATTAATCCTGCGGGTGAATATTATTTTCAAGATGCGGCAGATAATCTGGTGGGGTGTTCTGTTTTAAGTCGTTTTACTCTGCACGAGGTGGGGCAGCCAGAAGAGCCTTTGTTGACCGAGGAGCTGTTGCGTCGTTTGGCCGCAGGTGAGAGTTTTCGGGATGATCGAGGTTTGTTATTGCAAGATGATGATGATTTGGCCGTCTCTTGCGTCTTTAATCCGTTGTTTGTGGACGATGAATTTTTAGGTCAAGTCTTTCTGTTCAGGGACATCAGTGAGCGGCGGCGTTTTGAAATCAGCCTGCATCAAGCGCAGCAAGATGCGGAACAGGCGAGTCGTTCTAAAAGCGAATTTTTGGCCACCATGAGCCATGAGATTCGCACCCCGATTAACGGCGTGATGGGGATGTTGGGCTTGTTACTGGATTCCAGCTTGGATGAGGATCAGCGTGATTGTGCGGATAACGCCTATCGCTCTTCGGAAGCGTTGTTATCCATTATTAATGATGTGCTGGATTTTTCTAAGATTGAAGCGGATCAGTTGCAGTTGGAGCACTTGGAGTTTGATCCACAACTGTTGGTTGAGGAGTTACTGGATTTTTTTGCCGAAACAGCCGCAGAGAAGAGGCTCTCTTTGATGGCCTACATTGATCCTAATGTGCCCGAAACGGTGTTTGGTGACATTGGCCGAGTGCGGCAGGTGTTGAGTAACTTGATCTCCAATGCGATTAAATTTACCGATCAAGGTGACGTGTTGATTCGCTTGTTACCTGAGGCTGAGGATCTGATTCGCTGTGAAGTGCGAGATACGGGCATTGGCCTTTCGACGGAACATTCACAAAAACTGTTTGAACGTTTTATTCAAGCGGATGCATCCACCACGCGGCGTTACGGTGGTACCGGTTTGGGTTTGAGTATCAGTAAACGTTTGGTAGAAAAGATGGGCGGTGACATTGGGGTGCAGAGCGAGGTGGGGCAGGGCAGCACGTTCTGGTTTAATTTACCGACCCATGTTAAAGATCGTCGGCAAGATGCTCCCAGTTTATCGGGATTGTCGCTGCTGTTATTGGACAGCGGTCATTATCGCCATAACACCTTGGTGGAACAGCTGCAGAGCTGGCAGATTGAGGTCACACAGGTCGCTTCTTTACCGCAAGCGCTGTTGAAGTTAGAGGCGAGTGGACAAAAACAGCAGTTTGATTTGGTGGTGATCAACCGTCATCAAGCCGATGGTTTGATCTGGGCGGAAGTATTGCAAGCGATGCCGCATTTGATGGAAATGCCAATGTTGGTGTTTATCAATTTTCGTCAACATCTGGATCACAGTCGTTATCAGCGTCTGGCACGAACCTTTTATCTGCGCAAACCCTTAAAAGCATCCCTGCTGTATCAGCATTTGATGGCGGTGGCTGAAAAACGGTTGCTAAGCTTGAATAAGGGCAATAGAAATCCACACACGCAATTATCGGATCTCAGTTATCAGGGTAAATCGGTGTTGGTGGTGGAAGATAATCTGGTCAATCAGAAGATTTTACAGCGCATGTTGGAAAAGATGGACGTGGCGGTGGATGTGGCGGTCAACGGTTTGGAGGCGCTGTTGCTGGTGCAGCAGCACCGTTACGATTTGATCTTGATGGATTGCCAAATGCCGGTAATGGACGGTTACGAAGCGACGCAAAAACTACGCAAACGAGAGCGTGCGCAGCGCCGTTATGTACCGATTATTGGTAT